The following proteins come from a genomic window of Gemmatimonadales bacterium:
- a CDS encoding DUF4440 domain-containing protein, giving the protein MSTRWAVIIAITAIAPVGLSAQSTYAADSTAIAAAARAFSAAYVRNDTLALARAYADSAIAFPANRDIVGPAAIAHYFRWPPGYRQISHVLTIEHLQIEGDLAVDVGTWTSTGQRDGKEASTASGRYMVAWARASNGAWKILYDMWHPPPPTQ; this is encoded by the coding sequence GTGAGCACCAGGTGGGCGGTGATCATCGCGATCACCGCCATCGCGCCGGTGGGCCTGTCGGCGCAGTCAACATACGCCGCGGACAGTACCGCCATCGCCGCGGCGGCCCGCGCCTTTTCGGCCGCCTACGTGCGGAATGACACCCTTGCCCTGGCGCGGGCCTACGCCGATTCGGCGATCGCCTTTCCTGCCAACCGGGACATCGTCGGCCCCGCCGCCATCGCGCACTACTTCCGGTGGCCGCCGGGATACCGGCAGATCTCGCATGTGCTGACCATCGAACACCTGCAGATCGAGGGAGACCTGGCGGTCGATGTCGGCACGTGGACGAGTACCGGCCAGCGCGACGGCAAGGAGGCCTCGACCGCCTCCGGGCGGTACATGGTGGCCTGGGCACGAGCATCGAACGGCGCGTGGAAGATTCTCTACGACATGTGGCACCCCCCTCCACCCACCCAATAG
- a CDS encoding zinc ribbon domain-containing protein encodes MTSLDPLFRLLVRTLSEQEPPRIHEPIAINELMDGLLPYRLVRRELGVDSAEDYETLLLRLCAGEGDFVQADPAAQTALLAELKKPLPDLAFLRVYGDTHVVLRTDPLRSAMEVHPERRYAPPGDPGLVAEAEDVPDDVFDEMDAEASAEPREAPARQDDAWVPDPVFEANASAVTPLEPEMPAVPPASLDRTQARCPFCGGLVPPRMTINFCPHCGMGQDVGTCRACGADMDVGWRYCVSCGEEAQGGVS; translated from the coding sequence ATGACGTCTCTCGACCCCCTCTTCCGGCTGCTGGTGCGCACGCTCTCGGAGCAGGAGCCGCCGCGCATCCATGAGCCGATCGCCATCAACGAGTTGATGGACGGGCTGCTGCCCTACCGGCTGGTCCGGCGGGAGCTCGGTGTGGACAGCGCCGAGGATTACGAGACCCTCCTCCTCCGGCTCTGTGCCGGGGAAGGTGACTTCGTCCAGGCCGACCCCGCCGCCCAGACCGCCCTGCTCGCCGAGCTCAAGAAGCCGCTCCCCGACCTCGCGTTCCTCCGCGTGTACGGCGACACCCACGTGGTGCTGCGGACCGACCCCCTGCGGAGCGCGATGGAGGTGCACCCCGAGCGACGGTACGCGCCCCCTGGCGACCCGGGGCTGGTGGCGGAAGCGGAGGATGTGCCGGACGATGTCTTCGACGAGATGGACGCCGAGGCATCCGCCGAGCCACGCGAGGCGCCAGCCAGGCAGGATGATGCGTGGGTCCCGGATCCGGTGTTCGAGGCGAACGCGAGCGCGGTTACCCCGCTCGAGCCTGAGATGCCGGCTGTTCCGCCGGCCTCGCTCGACCGGACGCAGGCGCGCTGTCCGTTCTGCGGTGGGCTCGTCCCGCCCCGCATGACCATCAACTTCTGCCCGCACTGCGGCATGGGTCAGGACGTTGGCACCTGCCGGGCCTGCGGCGCCGACATGGATGTGGGCTGGCGGTACTGCGTGAGTTGCGGCGAGGAAGCCCAGGGAGGAGTGTCGTGA
- a CDS encoding ribonuclease H has protein sequence MTQPLAIAVVHLDESCLGNGQEGKTPGGAGGLIETATKGGVQRRDFFLHAADTTNNRMALASGIAALQLLAGKGQRMRVLLVSDSEYLVKGMREWVPAWKARGWTRKGGPIENLPLWQQLVSSAGKHEVQWTWVRGHQGHAKNEYANDLAVGAATEQHTSDGAIPSGFDTWLTAKRGRGQFLEYDADATYQRLADRLARGDQIELRDVE, from the coding sequence ATGACCCAGCCGCTTGCGATCGCCGTGGTGCACCTCGACGAGAGCTGCCTCGGCAACGGCCAGGAGGGGAAGACCCCTGGCGGCGCTGGCGGGCTCATCGAAACCGCCACGAAGGGCGGCGTCCAGCGCCGGGACTTCTTCCTGCACGCCGCCGACACCACCAACAACCGGATGGCGCTGGCCAGCGGCATCGCGGCGCTGCAGCTCCTGGCCGGCAAGGGCCAGCGGATGCGCGTCCTCCTGGTGTCGGACTCGGAGTACCTGGTCAAGGGGATGCGCGAGTGGGTGCCCGCCTGGAAGGCGCGCGGGTGGACGCGGAAGGGAGGGCCGATCGAGAATCTCCCCCTCTGGCAGCAGCTCGTCTCGTCGGCCGGGAAGCACGAGGTCCAGTGGACGTGGGTACGCGGCCACCAGGGACACGCCAAGAACGAATACGCGAACGACCTGGCCGTGGGCGCCGCCACCGAGCAGCACACCTCGGACGGGGCCATCCCGTCCGGCTTCGACACGTGGCTCACGGCGAAGCGTGGCCGGGGGCAATTCCTCGAGTATGACGCCGACGCAACGTATCAGCGGCTGGCGGACCGCCTGGCGCGCGGAGATCAGATTGAACTGCGAGATGTTGAGTAG
- a CDS encoding biliverdin-producing heme oxygenase produces the protein MLTLRESTASHHRRAEQHEFQREFVRGTLPRELYLRWLGQLLHIHTALETHLDGLVKQHPELKTVFDDTRRKVGPLRKDLAFNGAAADQPALPAARAMLAWMDTLAKTEPLALLGVLYVLEGSTNGSKFIARKVRPAYGLPASGDGTAYLDPYGDAQPARWQEFKSAMDALHLPATDVEPIVTAAQHTFDAIRELGAELLGTNVAPA, from the coding sequence ATGCTCACCCTCCGGGAGAGCACGGCGAGCCACCACCGCCGGGCCGAGCAGCACGAGTTCCAGCGAGAGTTTGTGCGGGGCACTCTCCCACGGGAACTCTATCTCCGCTGGTTGGGCCAACTGCTCCACATCCACACGGCCCTCGAGACGCACCTCGATGGGCTGGTCAAGCAACATCCCGAACTCAAGACGGTGTTCGACGACACACGGCGAAAGGTCGGTCCGCTCCGGAAGGACCTCGCCTTCAACGGGGCGGCCGCCGACCAGCCGGCGCTCCCCGCGGCCAGGGCCATGCTCGCGTGGATGGATACCCTTGCCAAGACCGAGCCGCTCGCGTTGCTCGGCGTGCTCTATGTCCTTGAAGGAAGCACCAACGGGTCGAAGTTCATCGCGCGAAAGGTGCGCCCGGCCTATGGCCTGCCAGCCTCCGGCGATGGCACCGCCTACCTCGATCCCTACGGTGATGCGCAGCCGGCGCGCTGGCAGGAGTTCAAGTCAGCCATGGATGCGCTGCACCTGCCCGCCACAGACGTCGAACCGATCGTCACAGCGGCCCAGCACACCTTCGATGCGATCCGCGAACTGGGCGCCGAGCTCCTCGGGACCAACGTGGCCCCGGCGTAG
- a CDS encoding MMPL family transporter yields MIEAPAHQVGSVGPAIVRHRRWITLAWICLGLAIIPIGRHLDHRLVPAGRILDSESEQLVDLLQEHFNSRFARYGILAASGLNLRDSGTRAALAEIVASIDTLPMVTGVLSPLTSTDTMLVSGDSSGAIVVVGIAATEPDIDGEVAALRASTAPVARRLRQAHPSLVLRWTGEDPLNVDLKRASSADVHLAESRALPVVGVLLLLAFGGLVAAALPIGASMLAVSVTLGIGAILAALIPVSLLFPTIASLLGLALGIDYALLIVSRLREARRDGMDSEPAAALSVSTAGRTVALSGATVAIGFAALLVIPVDELQSVGAAGLLVAAMSVLVATTLLPAVLTWLDRWVGPMGAKAASRLAKANRRWERWAAFVTVRPWTVLIVASIPLLLLTWQVRRIHIGLPSGDWLPPEAEAAQGFSDMGRFGRSGVLQMVRVVMILPDTTTALSKAGWAATMRLSTYLETDPRVGRVRSLPTSVDNTSRAAVRAFTPDTVLAEFISADSTMVLAEAIPREGLLPTDAMALVRTIRLADAADITGMPGARLVVGGFPAFNVDYEDVLEGYFWPIVALVLLFTFVALFLSFRSVLVPLKAIAMNLLTVAAACGAVVVVFQHGVGASLVGLTHPLDAVFPTLPILVFCAVFGIGMDYEVFLIARVAEARASGLDERAAIARGLVTTGSVITSAAAIMIVVFGAFAMGSFLPTKMLGFALAAAVLFDATLVRLAIGPALLQLAGRWNWWPGKGAS; encoded by the coding sequence GTGATCGAGGCGCCTGCGCACCAGGTCGGATCGGTCGGGCCCGCCATCGTCCGGCATCGGCGCTGGATCACGCTCGCCTGGATCTGTCTGGGGCTGGCGATCATCCCCATCGGGCGCCATCTCGACCATCGGCTGGTGCCGGCCGGTCGCATCCTGGACAGCGAATCCGAACAGCTGGTGGACTTGCTGCAGGAACACTTCAACTCCCGCTTTGCCCGGTACGGTATCCTGGCGGCCAGCGGGCTGAACTTGCGCGACAGTGGCACCCGCGCTGCGCTTGCCGAGATCGTCGCGAGCATCGATACGCTCCCGATGGTGACCGGCGTGCTCTCGCCGCTGACCTCCACCGACACGATGCTGGTCAGCGGCGACAGCAGCGGCGCCATCGTGGTTGTCGGAATCGCAGCCACGGAACCCGATATCGACGGCGAAGTCGCCGCCCTGCGCGCCTCCACGGCGCCGGTCGCGCGGCGGCTCCGACAAGCTCACCCCAGCCTCGTGCTGCGTTGGACCGGCGAGGATCCGCTCAACGTCGACCTGAAACGGGCCAGCAGCGCCGACGTGCACCTGGCGGAGTCCCGTGCGCTCCCGGTCGTGGGGGTGCTCCTGCTGCTGGCCTTCGGGGGACTGGTGGCCGCCGCGCTGCCGATCGGGGCATCGATGCTCGCGGTCTCGGTCACCCTGGGCATCGGGGCGATCCTCGCCGCCCTGATACCGGTCTCGCTGCTCTTCCCCACCATCGCCTCCCTGCTCGGCCTGGCGCTCGGCATCGACTACGCCCTCCTCATCGTGAGTCGCTTGCGGGAGGCGCGGCGAGACGGCATGGACTCCGAGCCGGCCGCCGCACTCTCCGTCTCCACGGCCGGACGAACGGTCGCCCTCTCCGGCGCCACGGTCGCCATCGGGTTTGCCGCCCTCCTGGTGATTCCGGTTGACGAGCTGCAATCCGTCGGCGCTGCGGGGCTCCTCGTGGCGGCGATGTCGGTGCTCGTGGCGACGACCCTCCTGCCCGCCGTCCTGACGTGGCTGGACCGTTGGGTCGGCCCGATGGGGGCGAAGGCCGCGTCGCGCCTGGCGAAGGCCAACCGCCGCTGGGAACGCTGGGCGGCGTTCGTCACGGTCCGGCCGTGGACGGTCCTCATTGTCGCCTCCATCCCGCTCCTGCTTCTCACTTGGCAGGTCCGCCGGATTCACATCGGACTGCCGAGCGGCGACTGGCTCCCGCCCGAGGCGGAGGCGGCGCAGGGATTCAGCGACATGGGCCGATTCGGACGGAGTGGCGTCCTGCAGATGGTGCGGGTGGTCATGATCCTTCCGGACACGACCACCGCGCTGTCGAAGGCTGGCTGGGCAGCGACGATGCGACTCAGTACCTACCTCGAGACCGACCCGCGAGTCGGCCGGGTGCGGTCGCTCCCGACATCGGTGGACAATACGTCACGGGCGGCGGTGCGCGCCTTCACCCCCGACACTGTCCTTGCCGAGTTCATCAGCGCGGACTCCACGATGGTCCTGGCGGAGGCGATTCCCCGTGAGGGGCTGCTCCCGACGGACGCGATGGCGCTGGTGCGTACCATCCGCCTTGCCGACGCGGCGGACATCACCGGCATGCCGGGCGCGCGGCTCGTGGTCGGCGGATTCCCCGCCTTCAACGTGGATTACGAGGACGTCCTCGAGGGCTACTTCTGGCCGATCGTGGCGCTGGTGCTCCTCTTCACCTTCGTGGCGCTGTTCCTGAGCTTCCGCTCGGTTCTGGTCCCGCTCAAGGCGATTGCCATGAACCTGCTGACAGTGGCGGCTGCGTGTGGCGCCGTAGTTGTCGTCTTCCAGCATGGCGTGGGGGCCAGCCTGGTCGGGCTGACGCACCCTCTGGACGCGGTCTTCCCCACCCTTCCGATCCTGGTATTCTGCGCCGTGTTCGGGATCGGGATGGACTACGAGGTGTTCCTGATTGCACGTGTGGCCGAAGCGCGCGCCAGCGGACTGGACGAACGCGCCGCCATTGCCCGCGGCCTGGTCACCACGGGGAGCGTGATTACCAGCGCCGCCGCGATTATGATCGTGGTCTTCGGCGCCTTTGCCATGGGGAGCTTCCTGCCCACGAAGATGCTTGGCTTTGCCCTGGCCGCCGCGGTCCTCTTCGACGCCACACTGGTTCGCCTCGCCATCGGTCCAGCCCTCCTGCAGCTCGCCGGACGGTGGAACTGGTGGCCCGGAAAGGGAGCATCATGA
- the selD gene encoding selenide, water dikinase SelD — protein MTVRQAEARIRLTALSHGAGCACKLGSAELTEVLRHLPGVADPRVLVDAGSRDDAAVFRLSADRALIATTDFFTPIVDNARSWGAIAAANALSDVYAMGGTPLFALNLVAWPRTGLPFELLGEVMAGAAEVAQEAGCLLLGGHSIDDAEPKFGLAVTGEVHPDQLMTNAAGTAGDLLVLTKPLGTGLLTTALKRDRLTEADIAPAVASMRALNAGAARAARATGVRAATDITGFGLLGHLGNILAGSHLAADLWVENLPVLEHARQMAEEGLMPGGTQRNIEAASATTTYDSGVTAAERILLADAQTSGGLLLAVAPERLADLLAGLKEAQSLAAAVIGRLVDGETGTIHISERQPS, from the coding sequence ATGACCGTTCGGCAGGCCGAGGCCCGGATCCGGCTCACCGCGCTCTCACACGGCGCGGGCTGTGCCTGCAAACTCGGCAGTGCCGAGTTGACGGAAGTGTTGCGTCACCTGCCGGGAGTCGCGGATCCCCGAGTGCTGGTGGATGCCGGGTCTCGCGACGATGCGGCGGTCTTCCGGCTCTCCGCCGACCGGGCCCTGATTGCCACGACTGATTTCTTCACGCCGATCGTGGACAACGCACGGAGCTGGGGCGCCATCGCCGCCGCCAACGCGCTGAGCGACGTGTACGCGATGGGGGGCACGCCCCTCTTTGCCCTCAACCTCGTGGCGTGGCCGCGGACCGGCCTCCCCTTCGAACTGCTCGGCGAGGTCATGGCCGGCGCCGCGGAGGTGGCGCAGGAGGCCGGGTGCCTCCTGCTCGGCGGGCACTCCATCGACGACGCGGAGCCAAAGTTCGGCCTGGCCGTGACCGGAGAAGTGCACCCGGACCAATTGATGACCAACGCTGCTGGCACGGCAGGCGACCTGCTGGTCCTCACCAAGCCGCTCGGAACCGGGCTCCTGACCACGGCGCTGAAGCGCGACCGGCTGACGGAGGCGGACATTGCCCCGGCGGTTGCCTCGATGCGGGCCCTGAACGCCGGGGCGGCCCGCGCGGCCCGTGCCACGGGCGTTCGCGCGGCGACCGACATTACGGGGTTCGGGCTCCTCGGCCATCTCGGCAATATCCTCGCGGGGAGCCACCTCGCTGCCGATCTCTGGGTGGAGAATCTGCCCGTACTCGAGCATGCGCGCCAGATGGCCGAGGAAGGATTGATGCCGGGCGGCACCCAGCGCAACATCGAGGCAGCCTCGGCCACGACCACATACGATTCGGGCGTCACGGCCGCCGAGCGAATCCTGCTTGCGGATGCACAGACGTCCGGCGGACTGCTGCTGGCAGTCGCGCCGGAGCGCCTCGCCGACCTTCTGGCCGGACTGAAGGAAGCGCAATCGCTGGCCGCGGCGGTGATCGGGAGGCTGGTGGATGGGGAGACGGGCACGATCCACATAAGTGAGAGACAGCCTTCATGA
- a CDS encoding isocitrate/isopropylmalate family dehydrogenase — protein sequence MTRAKIAIIAGDGIGPEVIDAALPIIEAAARTEGLAFEVERLPYSADHYLRTGETLPDEAFEHLREDVDGILVGALGDPRVPGNEHARDILLGLRFRLDLYINFRPTRLFHPKLSPLRADRRSDGGSTAIDFVIFRENTEGQYLGKGRSESIGTPDEVHVSEEINTRRGVARIIESAFEWAAAHGKTRVTMSDKSNAIPYQRIWGRLFGEIGERYPGIQREHRYVDALALELVREPERFQVIVTTNLYGDILSDLGAGLIGGLGIAASANLHPGRAGLYEPVHGSAPPLVGKGVANPMATVLTGALMLDQLGCAAGAAKLERAVERVVASGPLTPDLGGTGSTTEVAAALMSALA from the coding sequence GTGACGCGAGCGAAGATCGCCATCATTGCCGGCGACGGCATCGGCCCGGAGGTCATCGACGCGGCGCTGCCGATCATCGAAGCGGCGGCCCGCACCGAAGGGTTGGCGTTCGAGGTCGAGCGCCTCCCCTATTCCGCCGATCACTACCTGCGCACTGGTGAGACCCTCCCCGACGAGGCCTTCGAGCACCTCCGCGAGGATGTGGACGGCATCCTGGTCGGGGCGCTCGGCGATCCGCGGGTGCCTGGCAACGAGCATGCGCGCGACATTCTCCTCGGGCTCCGGTTCCGGCTCGACCTCTACATCAACTTCCGTCCCACGCGGCTCTTCCACCCGAAGCTCTCGCCGCTCCGCGCCGATCGCCGGAGCGACGGCGGCAGTACCGCCATCGACTTCGTGATCTTTCGCGAGAACACGGAGGGTCAGTATCTCGGGAAGGGGCGCTCCGAGAGCATCGGCACGCCCGACGAGGTCCACGTCTCCGAGGAGATCAACACCCGCCGGGGCGTCGCGCGAATCATCGAGTCGGCGTTCGAATGGGCCGCCGCGCACGGCAAGACGCGCGTCACGATGAGCGACAAGTCGAACGCCATCCCCTACCAGCGCATCTGGGGACGGCTTTTCGGAGAAATCGGGGAACGGTATCCCGGCATCCAGCGGGAGCATCGATACGTCGACGCGCTGGCGCTCGAACTGGTCCGGGAACCGGAGCGGTTCCAGGTCATCGTCACCACCAACCTCTATGGCGACATTCTCTCCGACCTCGGCGCGGGACTGATCGGCGGGCTCGGGATCGCGGCGAGCGCCAACCTCCACCCGGGACGCGCGGGGCTGTACGAACCGGTGCACGGATCGGCCCCGCCGCTGGTCGGGAAGGGAGTCGCCAATCCGATGGCCACCGTGCTGACCGGGGCGCTCATGCTGGACCAATTGGGATGTGCGGCGGGAGCGGCAAAGCTGGAACGAGCGGTGGAACGTGTCGTGGCGAGCGGACCGCTCACTCCGGATCTCGGCGGCACCGGATCGACGACCGAAGTGGCCGCCGCACTGATGAGCGCACTCGCCTGA
- a CDS encoding response regulator: MVDLTAVVVDDEPIIRRDLIRMLGGIPGVRVVAEAGHGLDALERIEEHSPDVVFLDVQMPELDGLGVVAALDPGTAPLIVFVTAYDRYAITAFDVQAADYLLKPFDRARLVQTMERVHRRHAANRALEHQRVTEALQARRGPGHYLEQIAARGPKHISIVPAEAIEWIEAADNYVRLHTADGRHLSRRTMKDLEQLLDPAKFARIHRSSIVRITAVRELRPLGDGDYEVRLESGALLLLSRTYRAAVAHRFGGIS, translated from the coding sequence ATGGTGGACCTGACCGCGGTGGTGGTCGACGACGAACCGATCATCCGCCGCGACCTCATCCGGATGCTGGGAGGCATTCCTGGTGTCCGCGTCGTGGCGGAGGCCGGCCACGGCCTCGACGCGCTGGAGCGCATCGAAGAGCACTCCCCCGACGTCGTGTTCCTCGACGTGCAGATGCCCGAACTGGACGGCCTCGGCGTCGTGGCGGCGCTCGATCCAGGCACCGCTCCCCTCATCGTGTTTGTGACCGCCTATGACCGCTACGCCATCACTGCGTTCGATGTGCAGGCGGCGGATTATCTCCTGAAGCCGTTCGACCGCGCCCGCCTGGTGCAGACGATGGAACGCGTCCACCGGCGCCATGCGGCCAACCGCGCGCTCGAACATCAGCGCGTCACGGAGGCGCTGCAGGCCCGGCGTGGGCCCGGGCACTACCTGGAGCAGATTGCCGCACGGGGACCGAAGCACATATCGATCGTGCCCGCAGAGGCCATTGAGTGGATCGAGGCGGCGGACAACTATGTCCGGCTCCACACCGCCGACGGCCGCCATCTGTCGAGGCGGACCATGAAGGACCTGGAGCAGTTGCTCGATCCTGCCAAGTTTGCGCGGATTCATCGCTCCAGCATCGTGCGCATCACCGCGGTGCGTGAACTGCGGCCGCTGGGAGATGGGGACTACGAGGTCCGGCTGGAGTCGGGGGCGCTGCTGCTCCTGTCACGCACCTATCGTGCTGCCGTGGCCCACCGCTTCGGAGGGATATCGTGA
- a CDS encoding DUF2490 domain-containing protein: MPARAVVSVVALLSMVVCSRAFGQDPTTVGEFWPELSARYQGPSGLSQTVYAQLKNEEGYPTRQWNFGTDLSYQVKRIMRTHLTNIDPSKEHAYVFGIGYEYLDTQGSSSPKYENRLKAQATGRHRPSDAILIEDRNRFEFRWVNGTYSSRYRNRLRLEADLRHHAFRYSPYLSAEVFYDWAKDSWNEQQYSIGIQWPYKDKWVLDTYYLRQNCTTCDTPHLNVAGVSLEFFFGSLQ; this comes from the coding sequence ATGCCGGCTCGTGCCGTGGTGTCGGTGGTCGCGCTGCTTTCGATGGTGGTGTGTTCGCGAGCGTTCGGGCAGGATCCCACCACCGTGGGAGAGTTCTGGCCCGAGCTGTCCGCACGATATCAGGGGCCCTCCGGGCTGAGCCAGACTGTATACGCGCAGCTCAAGAATGAGGAAGGCTACCCGACCAGGCAGTGGAATTTCGGGACCGACCTGAGCTACCAGGTCAAGCGAATCATGCGAACCCACCTGACCAACATCGACCCATCCAAAGAGCATGCCTACGTCTTCGGAATCGGGTACGAATACCTGGACACGCAGGGATCCTCGTCCCCCAAGTACGAAAACCGGCTCAAGGCGCAGGCGACGGGGCGGCATCGCCCCAGCGACGCCATCCTCATCGAAGACCGGAACCGCTTTGAGTTTCGGTGGGTGAACGGCACCTATTCCAGCCGGTACCGGAACCGGTTGCGTCTGGAGGCGGACCTGCGCCACCATGCCTTCCGATACTCCCCCTACCTGTCGGCAGAGGTGTTCTACGACTGGGCGAAGGATTCCTGGAACGAACAGCAGTACAGCATCGGCATTCAGTGGCCATACAAGGACAAGTGGGTCCTGGACACTTACTATCTGCGCCAGAACTGCACCACCTGCGACACCCCCCATCTCAACGTCGCGGGTGTGTCCCTGGAGTTCTTTTTCGGATCCCTGCAGTAG
- a CDS encoding TMEM175 family protein: MTTGRLEAFSDGVLAIIITIMVLEMKVPHGADFAALRPLTPVFLSYVLSFIYLGIYWNNHHHMMHAMHRVSGPLLWANLHLLFWLSLVPFVTGWMGENHFAPAPVALYGFVLLMAAIAYTIMVRAALRIEGPDSTLARAIGEDRKGNISMALYVIGIVASFFQVWMAGTAFITVALIWLVPDRRIERVLTP; this comes from the coding sequence ATGACGACGGGACGACTCGAGGCCTTCAGCGATGGCGTGCTGGCCATCATCATCACCATCATGGTGCTGGAGATGAAGGTGCCACATGGCGCGGACTTCGCCGCGCTGCGTCCGTTGACTCCTGTCTTCCTCAGCTACGTGCTCAGTTTCATCTACCTCGGCATCTACTGGAACAATCACCACCACATGATGCACGCCATGCACCGGGTCAGCGGGCCGCTGCTGTGGGCAAATCTCCATCTCCTGTTCTGGCTCTCGCTGGTCCCCTTCGTGACCGGATGGATGGGCGAGAACCACTTTGCCCCCGCGCCGGTGGCGCTCTACGGCTTCGTGCTTCTGATGGCCGCCATCGCCTACACGATCATGGTCCGCGCCGCGCTCCGCATCGAGGGACCCGACTCCACCCTGGCGCGCGCCATCGGCGAGGACCGGAAGGGAAACATCTCGATGGCATTGTACGTCATCGGAATAGTCGCTTCATTCTTCCAGGTCTGGATGGCAGGCACCGCCTTCATCACAGTGGCCCTGATCTGGCTGGTCCCCGATCGGCGCATCGAGCGGGTCCTGACGCCGTGA
- a CDS encoding histidine kinase gives MVDHSRDERHAVITRWMAAHVRPATAVTVVGCTALGLLTGLQIYLARAAASEPTTVARAFTYGAAAWFPWAAVAPVILWLGRVVRFTPGQRLRATCVHLLAGLAMYVPLTWLLVWVGFRMFAPATETPPSHLAMLGQALSGTRMQIGALVYAGILGTGAAERLLRSLREREMQSARLEGLAARARLETLATRLQPHFLFNTLHAIGALIDEDPARARAMLAQLGDLLRDVIAEPDRTRVPLAEELELLQRYLDIELIRFGDRLRVDIDASPEARTAMVPRLLLQPLAENALRHGLAPRAAGGVIRVTADVAAGQLRIVVWNDGVPLPAQLRDGLGLGTTRERLSTTHPDAAVILRTATPSGVEAVVTLPLSRAG, from the coding sequence ATGGTCGACCATTCTCGAGACGAACGCCATGCCGTGATCACCCGGTGGATGGCGGCGCATGTGCGCCCCGCGACCGCGGTGACGGTCGTGGGATGCACCGCCCTCGGGCTCCTCACCGGCCTCCAGATCTATCTCGCCCGCGCCGCGGCAAGCGAGCCGACGACGGTCGCGCGGGCGTTCACGTATGGCGCCGCCGCCTGGTTCCCCTGGGCGGCCGTGGCTCCGGTGATTCTCTGGCTCGGTCGCGTTGTCCGGTTCACCCCGGGGCAGCGCCTCCGGGCCACCTGCGTGCATCTCCTCGCCGGGCTGGCGATGTATGTCCCGCTCACCTGGTTGCTGGTCTGGGTTGGCTTCCGCATGTTCGCCCCGGCCACAGAGACGCCACCGTCCCATCTCGCCATGCTGGGCCAGGCCTTGAGCGGCACCCGCATGCAGATCGGGGCGCTGGTGTATGCGGGCATTCTCGGCACCGGTGCCGCCGAGCGGCTGTTGCGTTCCCTACGCGAACGGGAAATGCAGAGCGCGCGCCTCGAAGGGCTGGCGGCCAGGGCGCGGCTCGAGACACTCGCCACCCGCCTGCAACCGCACTTTCTCTTCAACACCCTGCACGCCATCGGGGCGCTGATCGATGAGGACCCCGCGCGGGCCCGCGCCATGCTCGCGCAGCTGGGTGACCTGCTCCGTGACGTCATCGCAGAGCCGGACCGGACCCGGGTGCCGCTGGCCGAGGAACTCGAGCTGCTCCAGCGCTATCTGGATATTGAGCTGATCCGGTTTGGCGATCGACTGCGAGTGGACATCGACGCCTCGCCCGAGGCACGGACGGCGATGGTCCCCCGACTGCTCCTGCAACCGCTCGCCGAGAATGCCCTCCGCCACGGACTGGCGCCTCGGGCCGCCGGCGGGGTGATCCGTGTCACCGCCGACGTGGCGGCGGGCCAACTCCGCATCGTGGTGTGGAACGACGGGGTCCCGCTTCCAGCACAGCTGCGCGACGGCCTCGGGCTTGGTACTACGCGGGAACGTCTCAGCACCACGCATCCGGACGCCGCCGTGATCCTGCGCACGGCGACCCCATCCGGGGTCGAGGCGGTGGTCACACTCCCACTCTCGAGGGCCGGGTAA
- a CDS encoding GlsB/YeaQ/YmgE family stress response membrane protein has product MGIIVFLVVGILAGFLAGKIMKGKGFGLLGDLVVGVVGAWLGGWIFGMLGFLPVGIIGTLISATAGAVILLFVIRLFKKA; this is encoded by the coding sequence ATGGGCATCATCGTCTTTCTCGTCGTCGGCATCCTGGCGGGATTTCTGGCCGGCAAGATCATGAAGGGCAAAGGATTCGGCCTGCTCGGCGACCTGGTGGTCGGTGTCGTCGGCGCCTGGCTGGGCGGATGGATCTTCGGGATGCTCGGATTCCTGCCGGTGGGCATCATCGGCACGCTGATCAGCGCGACCGCCGGTGCCGTGATCCTGTTGTTCGTCATCCGACTCTTCAAGAAGGCGTGA